The genomic region AAAGTCACCATCGGTGAAGACGATAAGAACGTCTTCTCGGTCCCGGCGCCGGGGCTTCCCGCCTCGCTTGAGGTGTTTGAGCGTCAGGAGTCGGGTTATAAAATCCGCCTCACCGATAAGATCGAAGCGGCGCTGCACATCGATGACGAGGAGTTTGACCTCGAAGAACTCATTGATGAGGGCAAGGCTACCAAGTCCGGGACGGTAAGCACCGACGAGGGCAAGGCCACCGTCTATGAAGTCGACCTGAGCTTTGGCGACTGGGGCGTTCTTAACCTGGGTAACGTCAACATCTTCTTCCAGCTCGTTGAGCGTGGGGAGGCGATTGTCGGGACCAGCCCCAAAGAGATCTTTGATGGTCCGCTTTCGGTCTCGTTGATTGTGGCGGCGATCGCGCACCTGATCTTCTTGATCACGGCGATGATGCAGCCGATTGAGCCCGAACTCACCGATCTTGAGGTCATGGACCGCTTCGCGCGCTTCGCGGTCGATGATGTCGACGCGGCGCTTGAGGAAGAGGAAGAGGTGGAAGAGCCCGCCGAAGACACCACCGGCAAGAAAGCCGGCGGCGAAGAGGGCGAGTTCGGTGACCCGGATGAAGAAATGCCTGACTCCAAGATTCCGAAGGTTGATGGTCCGATGGTCGACGAGATCGACGTGAAGAACATCGGTGTGCACGAAGCGCTGAGCAACAACATCATCAGCGACGGCCCGCTGGCCAACCTCTTCGGTAACTCGGAAGGTTTTGATTCCAAGATGAACGTCGCCATGAGCGGTGAAGGTGGCGAGCTGCAGATTGGTCGCGGCCAGGGTGGCATGGGCATGCGCGGCAGCGGAAGCGGCGGCGGTGGCGAAGGCTTCGGTCGTGTCGGTGGTCTGGGTAAGGTCGACACCGGTGGTGGCAAAGGCACCGGCGCGGCGCTGGGCAAGAAGAAAGAGCGTAAGGTCGAAGCGCGTATGTCGACCGGAGCGCCGGCCGTCGGTGACTTCTGCGACCCGGGCAATATCCGCTCGGTGGTCAGCAGCCGTCAGGCCGCGATTCGTCACTGCTTCGAGCGTGAGCTTCAGACCAACCCCACCCTGAGTGGTAACATCACCGCGACCTGGCGCGTGCAGCTGGACGGCTCGGTCTCCAACGCCGCGATCGCCAGCTCCACGATGAACAACTCCTCGGTGGAGAGCTGCATCACGCGCGTTATTGACCGCCTGCGCTTTGAGAAGCCCGACGGTGGTATCTGCGTGATTAACTACCCCTTCGTCTTCTCGGGCATCGAATAAGGCGTCTCGGGTAGCTCCGGGTACATCTGAATGAAGAAGGCCGCGCCCGGCAGGGCGCGGCCTTTCTTATTTCGATAGGCCAGCGGAGGCCTGAATGAAAACGCCCGCGCTCCGAGTTGGAGCGCGGGCGTTTATCTGGGCGAAATCAACCCAACGCGTTTAGCGGGGCTCCAGGCTGATGGCAACGAGGCCTTCGCGAGGCTCGGTATCACCGGTGGCCAGGAGGCCGTGCTCGTTGCTGCCCCAGCAGCGCAGCTGCTGCGGAAAGCCGCTCAGGGCGCAGCTCACGCCATCGGTGACGGCGGCAAAATAAACGTCCGAATCGGGGAGGCTGACGCTTTGTGGTGTCTCCACGACCAGGGCGTTGGTGTCCGGGACGGCCTGACCGGAAGCGTTTTCGCCCCAGCACATCATCCCGCCGTAGGTCTGGTTCTCAATATTGAAGTCGATGCTGCAGGTGTGGGTGGTGCTGGTGAAGATGGTCCAGCCGAAGTGCCCGTCGGCCCCGATGTAGTGGGGCGCCTCTTCGCTGTCGGGAGCGACAAGCCCGTAGGGTGCGGCGTCATCCCCCCAGCAGTACATGTTGCGATCGTCGTTGCCGAGCAGGACGCCGCAGGTGTGGTCCCCGGCGGCGCTGATATGCTGCCAGGTGAAATTGCGCATGGTGAAAAAGGGCGTGGCAGAGCCGGCGCTGCCGAGCTCGGGGCCGATCTGGTTTTGCAGGTTGTCTCCCCAGCAATAAAGCTGTCGGTCTTCGCGGTGCACCGCGCAGGTGTGCGCATTTCCCAGCGTGATATCGATGGCATAGAAGTCAGCAATGACTTTCACCGGGGAGGGTTCGCGCGGATTCAGGTTCTCGGCCCCGAGCAGGTTGCGGCGCGTCCCGTTATTTCCCCAGCACCAGGTGTCTCCGGCGTTGTCGCGGGCGCAGACGCGGTCCGGCCCCACGCTGACGGAGGACCACTCTCCGGGGATGAGCACAGGGTAGGGGCGATCTTCAAAATCTCCCTGACCCAGCTGCCCGAAGCGGTTGTCGCCCCAGCAGAAGAGCTGATCATCGATGGTGATGGCGCAGGTGGTCTCTCCGGCAATGTCGATGCGGTTCCAGTAGCATGCGGGGGCCACACGGGTTGGGACGCGCTGCGGGTCGAGGGTGCCATCGCCCAGCTGGCCGCGCGCGTTGTCTCCCCAGCAGAAGAGGCGTCCGCTCACGTCGATTGCGCAGGCGTGGGTGGGCGCCAGGGCGACCACGTTTGGAGTGTGGTCGCCAGACTCGGCTGGGCGCTGTGAGGGGGGGCAGAGGGTGGTAAGATCGGGCGGTTGAGGGAGTGCGTCTGCCGTATCGTCCTCGGCGTCAAGGTCGTCAGGCACGGCGGCATCGTTGCCCGCGTCGGGCTCAACGGACGGGCGAGCCTCGCAGAATCCTGCCGAGCAGCGCTCGTTCAAGAAACAATCGGAGTCTTGCTGGCAGGCCACCGTGTCGGTCTGACAGGCAGCGCCCAGGGATAGTATCGGCGCCAGGGCCAGGGGGATGTATCGCGCTCTGAACATCAACATACTCACCGCAGTTAGAGCCATAAAAAGGTGCTCGAACCCCGGCATAGAATGCCAGGGCACGCTGGTCGTACTTTACGCGAATATGAGTGTGGGTCGAGGTTCTAACGGGCGCGATACCCCGGAGAGGTCATTCGCCGCCCAGCATCTTGCTGAGCTCACCGGTGCGCTGCAGGGCCTGAACGTCGGTGAAACCTCCGACCGATTTTCCGTCGATGAAGATCTGGGGGACGGTGCGCTTGCCGCCAGTGCGCTCGATGAGCTCGGCGCGGGCATCGGAATCGTGGGTGACGTCAATCTCTTCGAAGGGGACGTCGAGTTCGCGAAAGAGGCGCTTGGCCATGTCGCAGTAGGGGCAGTACTGGGTGCGGTAGATGATGACTTCGGCCATGGGGGGCTCCGTAATTCAAGGTGAGCGCCGACGTAGGTGCCGGCACCTGAGCTCAATGTGGTTGCGCAAGGGCGCGGGTTCAAGGGGGCGCAGCGGAACGAGCGGGGCGATGCGGCCCTTAAGGGTGATGCGTGGGTGGGATGCCAGAGCGCGCCGAAGGTTTCAAGACGGGATGGTGTCGGCGGGGCGAAGCGGGCAGATGGCGAGGAGCTGTTCTTGATGCAGCAGCGCGGTGGCCGTGCGCAGCGTGTCCAGGGTGGAGAGGGCGGGGAGTTCGGTGCGGACCTGGCGACGAAGCAGCGCCGGCAGGCTGACGCGCCGGTGGGAGGCGAAATGAAGATCGGCGCGCGCGGTGGGAACTTCCGCCAGTTCGCAGGCCAGCTCAAACGCGCGATCAAAGCCGCCAAGCTCGTCGCAAAGCCCCCGCGCCAGCGCGTCGCGTCCGGTGTAGACGCGTCCCCGCGCGTAGCGGTGCAATCGGCGGCGGGGAAGCTGGCGAGCGTGTCCGACGCGGCGCAGAAACATGCGGTAGAAGGCGCGGGCATCTTCCTGGAGGTTGCCGAGGGCCTGCTCGGGCAGGGGGGTCGAGAGGCTCTGGAAGCGGCCCACCGGATCGCGCTCGCGATGCTCCACGTGAAGATCGAGTTTGTCGAAGACGCCGGGCAGCGCCAACTTCCCGGCGATCACGCCGATGGAGCCCGTCAGCGTCTCGGGCTGGCAGAGGATGCGGTCGCAGGCCACCGCCATGTAGTAGCCGCCGCTGGCCGCGACCTCGGAGCAGTAAGCGATGACCGGCTTCTCCCTGCGGAGCCGCTCGATGGCTTCCCAGAGGATCTCGCTGGCCAGGGCGCTTCCGCCTGGCGAGTTGATGTGCAGAACAACTGCACGCACGCGTGGATCCCGGCGCAGGGCGTGGAGCACCGGGAGGACCTCGGAGGGCTCCACGCTGGCTGCGGACTGGCCGGGGAGTTCGGTGCCCGACATCACGATCATGCCGGAGAGGTCCATCACCGCGACGCGCGCCCGGCGCCGGAAGAGCGGGATGGGGCGAAAGCGTCCCGGGTCGCTGGCCAGCCAGTCTTCGGCGCTACGGAGATCGACGGTGTGGTGTGCGGGTGTGTGGGGTGCATCTGCTGACGAGGCGGTGTCAGGGGGGCCGGCGCTGCGGGTTAACTCGGGCTGAGGGATGAAGGCGTGGCGGTGGTCGCCCATGGCGAGGTAATCTTTGAGCTGTGAGCGGTGGAGCTCCGGGCCGACCAGGCCCATTGCCTGAGCGCTGCGCGCGTCCAGCGGCATCTTTGAGACGGTGGCGTCGAGCTCCGCCGGGGTAACTTGAAGCGCGTCGGACTGGCGCACCAGGCGCTCCTGCTCCAGGCCTTCGAGAAGTTGCGTCATCATCAGGCGCTGGGGCGTTGTCCCGTGCGCGTGAATCATGCGGTGGGCGGCCGTCTTAAAGGGGCCGATGTGCACGAATTGAGCGGCCACACCGACCTTCTCTAAAAGCTTCGCGGCGAAGATCTCTTCGAAGCGACGTCCGAAGAGGTAGAGCCGGCCCCCGGGGGTAAGCAGGGTCTCATCGCTCGCGCTTGCCAGGTCGAAGTCGTTGCCGGTCAGCGAGTGGGTATGCACCACGACGCGTTTTCCGGCGCTGCGAAGTCGCACCACCAGCTCGCGCAGGTCGGCGGTGCGCGCGGCTCCCTCGGCGAAGTCGTCGCAGACAAGCACCACACCCCTGACGTAAGGTGAGCTGGCGAGCCGGTCGACGTCATCGCGCAGTTGAAGGTAGGATTCCTGGCGCTGAAAGCGCGCCGCCAGCCCCTGCGCCGGCCCGAAGGCTCGCCGCGAGCCCATGTTCAGGCGCACCCAGAGCTGGCGTCGGCGCGCCAGCCGGCGCCCCAGCTTAAAGAGGAGCCAGCGCCACAGGTAGCGCAACAGGCGCAGGAGATTGAAGACGATGACAAAAGGCGCACGCAGCATAACTCAGCTCATCTCGGGGGCCATCTCACACAGCTTCGGTCAACGTAGACCCGGCCCGGTGCGGTGTCGAGCCGGTGCGATGGTGCTGGTGATGCTGGTCGCGCTGATGGCGGCGCCGGTGGGCTGCGTGACCACCACGGAGTGCGATGAGTACGTGCGTTGTGGTGAGGGTGAGATGTGCTACAAGCGCCAGTGTCTGCCGCAGTGCACCGATGACGCCCAGTGTGAGGCGCCGGCGCAGTGCGTGCCCTGTCAGCCGGAGAGCGGTGCCCTGGAGGGGGACTGCCTTGGCGAGGCGGGGCGAGTGTGTGTGGAGCCGGGCTGAGACCGAGCGAAGGGTGCGCCGATGGCGCGAATGATCGACATCGAGGAGCAGCACAGCCGGCTGCGCATCAGCTTCCCCTACGATCGGGAGCTTGTGGCGGTGGTGCGCACGTTGCCCGACCGCTGGTACGACAAGAACACCCGCAGCTGGCTTGTGCCGCTGGAGCACCTGGCCTTTGTGGTCAGCAAGCTTGAGGCGCATCACTTCAAGCATAGCGAGGGGTTGCGCGCGTACTGCGCCGACAATCAGACGCAGGTCCAGGAGCTGCCCGCGCCGGCGCTGCCCACGGTGCCCGAGGGCACGCTGACCGTGGCCCAGCTCAACCATCAGGCGCGCCTGGCGTTGCGCGAGCGCTTCGCCAATGCGGTGTGGCTGGTCGGTGAGCTGCAGGATTTTGATAAGAACCGCGCCAGCGGCTACCGCACCTTCTTCTTCGATCTTGTGGAGCGGCCTTATGCCGGGGCCAGCGAGGTGGCCCGCATTAAGGCGGTGCTTTTTGAAGACGATCGTCGCCGGGTCGACGAGGTCTTGCGCCAGAGCGCACTTGATGTGCGTCTGCGAGACGGGCTGGCGGTTCGGGTGCTGGTGAAGATCGATCTTTACCCGCAGAACGGGCGTTTTCAGGTCATCGTCCAGGACATCGACCCGCGTTATACCGCCGGCGAGCTGGAGATGAACCGGGAGCGGGCCTTCCGCGCGCTGGAGGCAAAGGGGGTTGCCGACCTTAACCTTGCGCTGCCCCTGCCGGTGTGCCCGCTGCGGGTGGGGCTGATCACGAGCTATGAGAGCGACGCTTACAACGACTTCGCCCATCAGCTGGCGCAGAGCGGCTTTGGGTTTGAGCTGACCGTGCACCACGCCAACGTGCAGGGTGTGCATACCGAGGCGTCGGTGCTGCGGGCGTTGCGTTTCTTTGAGGCGCGGGCTGCAGACTTTGACGTGGTGGCGATTGTGCGCGGCGGGGGCTCACGCTCCGACCTCGCGTATTTCGATACGGAGGCCATTGGTGAGGCTGTGTGTCGCCACCCCTTAAAGGTGATCTGCGGGGTGGGGCACCAGCGCGATGTGTGTCTGCTCGATCTTATCAGCACCTCGACGAAGACGCCTACGGCTGCGGCCGACACGCTCATTGAGCAGGTGGAGCGTTTCTGGTCGACGATGGAAGATCGCTACGCGCGACTCGCGCGCCACGCCACCCGGCGGGTGGAGCGGGAGCGTCAGCGCCTGCGGGTGGCCAGCGCCGGCCTTGAGCGCGATGTGACGCGCGGGGTGGAGCGGGCGCGCTTGAGGGAGGCCCGGGCGCGAGACCGCGTCAGCGCCGCGGTGCGGCGAAGGCTGGAGCAGGCCGAGCGCCACACCCGGCGCGCCGAGGAGCGGCTCGCCCGGGTGGTGGAGCGTCGCACCGACGATGCGCGCCGCGAGGTGGAGCGCGCCTCGCGCGGGCTATCGTTGAGCGCGGTGCAGGCGCGACTTCGCCGACGTCTGGATGAGCTTCGCGATCGCCAGGAGCGCCTCGATCGCGCCACCCGAGTGACGTTACGGCAGGCGAGGGCGCAGCTGGAGTTTGCCGAGGAGCAACGCCGGCTGCTCGACCCGGCGCGCGTGCTCTCGCGCGGCTTCGCGATTGTGCGCGGCCCACAGGGCGTGGTGCGTAACCCCGGTGAACTGGCCGTGGGCGAGCGTTTTGATGTGGAGCTCGCCGGCGGCCGTCTGGCGGCGACCCGCGCTCCTGACCCCGATGCATCACCGCACGATGATGCCTTGCAGCATGACAAACCATCTTCAACCGGCATCGACCCGGCCGACGATACGACTTCTGAGGAGACCCCATGAACGACACGACGACGCCCCCCGAGCCCCTCAGCTACGGTGAGGCGATGGAAGAGCTCACCCTCATTCTCGCCGCCATCGAAGGCGACGCCGTCGACCTCGATGAGCTTGGCGAGCGGGTGGCCCGCGCCGCCGAGCTCATTCGCATGTGCCGCGAGAAGATCGATCAGACCGAGTTCCAGGTCCGCACGATCATCGAAGAGCTCGACGGGCGCGACGACGACTGAGCCTTAGAGCACCTCGACGCGGAACTCGGCGAAGACGCGGAAGCGCGCGGTTTCGGTTGGGGCGCTACCGGAGGCGTCGCTGCTCAGGCGCATGCCTTCTTCGATGTAGGGCTTGAGGTTGACGCCCTCTTCAATCTCCAGGGAGAAGTCGGTAGCGCCCTCGGGGGCCGGGTTGCGCCAGGCGAGCTCCACGGAGGGGAGGTCGGAGCCACTTTGTGTGGACTCGATGGTGATGGTGACCTCATCGATGAAGTCGAAGTTGGGCTCCTCGCTGTCGTCTTCGAGAGCGAAGGTGAGGTCGGTCAGGTAGACGGCCTGCGCGCCGTCGGCGTCCTGGGCCTGAAGTTCTTGCTCAAGATTCACCGTCAGCGGGATGCGCGTGGGGAAGAGATCGCCCAGCCCGAGGAGGTTGCCGCTCTGGCCCTGAATCTCGATGACCTCGCTCTCCTCGTTGATGGTAAAGGCGGCGATGCCGCAGGCGCTGAAGCTGAGCATCAGCAAAACGACAGCGCTCAGGAGAAGAAGGGCGCGACTGGACATTGAGGGTGTGGAGAACATCATCAAAGCACCGCTGAAAGAATGGGAGTGGGATCGATGAGGCGTTTTAGCCGCCTCGTGCTTTAAACAGGGTGCGCACGCACCCATCGCGATGCAAGTTCGGGCGGGAGACCTCCCTCGAAGAGGGGGCGCAAGGCCGCTTGTCACATAGGGTTACGAGCGGTAGAGTTGCCCCGATTTTCCGAGGCCCAGACAGGCCCGAATGAGGACCCTACCTGCATGAAGTTCTACTGCGACAGTTGCCAGACCAAGTACTCGATCGCCGATGAGAAGGTTCGAGGCAAGGTTCTGAAGGTGCGCTGCAAAAAGTGCAGCCACATCATTACGGTACGCGAAGCGAGTCGACCGGTGGCGAGCGCGCCGCCGGCCGCACCGGGAGCGCGTGCGCTTGCCTGGCATTATGCCATCAACGGCCAGTCCTTTGGTCCGATGGCCGAGGAGGTGCTTCGTCAGAAGGTCGCCTCCGGTGAGGTGGGTGACGCGGCGTACCTCTGGAATGAGACGTTTGGGGACTGGAAGCCGCTTCGCTCGGTCGCGGAGTTTGCCGACGCGCTCGGGCAGGCCCAGGCGGCCAGGCCCTCTCCGCGCACCATCGGTGTGAAAGAAGCGCTCAGCGCGGTCAGCGCTCCGGATGATGCGGGGTTGGGGCTCGGGGCGGAGCCCAGCTTCACCGAGGCGGAGCCCAGCGAGTCCGAAGATGAGGGCGACGCGACCGTCGTCGATCTGAACCGCTCCGAGGTGCTCAAGGCCGCGGCCGCGCGTCAGGCCGAGAGCGCCGATAAGGCGGTCGAAGGCTTTAAAGCAAGCCTGGAGTCGCCCGCTGAGGACTCTCGAAAGGATCGTCTCGCAAAGTTGCGCGAGCGTCTGCACCTGGACGACGATGAGCTTGAAGACGACAACGAGGTCGCGCTCGATGCGGGCGCCTCGAGCGCTGATGAGGGCGTGGATCTGGCCCTGGGCGACACGCTCGACGCTGGCGAAGATGGCGCGCAGGCGCATGGCGCAATGCCTTCGGAGCACGACGGGCTTTTTGGTGGCTTTGACGCGGCGAGCGCCCCGGCTTCGGTGAGCTCTCCGCCGCCGGAGAAGAGTGAGGCGGCTCCCGCCAAAGAGGATCAGCCTACCGATGCGGTGCCTTTCTTCCCCAGTGCACCCAAGCTCGGCGATCCGAAGGCGACCTCATCGAGCCGTCTGGAAGAGATCACTGGAAGTTTGCTGATTCAGCTCAACTCCATCAAAAAAGACAGCCGCAAACGCATGATCTTCTTCGGCGCAGCCGCGCTGGTGTTGGTGTGCGTGGTTGCAGGAGTCGGCTACGTGGTGGCGACCTCCGAGTCGGCTGAGGTTGTGGAGAGCGGTCCGAAGGTTCGTTTCGATAACCTGGGCCAGGCGCCGAAGTTCAATAAATACTCCAAAGAGCAGGCCGCCCGCGCGACCAGTATGTTCGTGATCGAAGAGGATATCGTGATCTCCCGTGAGGAGGGGCGCGCGGCGTTCGAGCAGGAAGAACAGGCCCGTAAAGCCGGTAAGAGCGCCGATGAGATTCGTCGCGAGCAGATTGCGCGCGCCGAAAACAACCCGCGCCTCCTTCCGAAGATCGATGCCAACGCGCTTCGCCTGGAGGGTGGTTCGACCGAGGGCGCGCAGATCGGTCGTGGGACGTCCAACTCCGGCATCAATCGTGACGGTGTTGGGGCGACGGCCGGTGGCTTTGAGGTGGGCGGACTTGCCGGCGCAGCCGAGGCGAACGTCGCCGACGATCGTTTTCAGCGCATGGCCGCACTCAAAACCGAGTCCAACCGCGAGATCTATCGCCCGCACGCCGATCTGGAGGCCGGGCGTAAGGCCAAGGGCCCCCAGGGGCTCTCGCCGGAAGAAGTCGCGCAGGGCTTTCGGACCGTCTCGCAGAGCATCGGCCTGTGCCGCGAGCGCCATATGTGGCGCGGCGGCACCATCGATGCGCGACGCATTCACCTGACCCTGCAGGTTCTTAACACCGGGCGGATCGGGCGCATCAAACTGGAGCCGGATTCGCTTGAGGGCACCGAGTTTAGCCGTTGCATGAACACGCACCGCGACCGCTGGAGCTTCCCCAGCTTCAACGGTGAGCCGATTGAGGTTCGCGCGCCCTTTGTGTTGCAGTAACCCGACACATCGTGAGTGTGTTGAAACAAAAACGCCCGGCTCGTTTGAGCCGGGCGTTTTTGCGTGATGTCAGGTTCAAGTCGTCGCAGAAGAGGTCCCTTCAAGGGCGCGAAGCTCGTCACGCAGAAGTTCCAGGTCGACGGCGGTGAGCCTATCGTTGTGGGAGGCCAGGTGTGCGGCGGTGCGCTCGATCCAGGCGCGAGCCTGCGAGGTTGCGCCGGCGCGCA from Lujinxingia vulgaris harbors:
- a CDS encoding AgmX/PglI C-terminal domain-containing protein, whose amino-acid sequence is MKPKNHNLRVALVWNGTIYQELTFTKDSAPKVTIGEDDKNVFSVPAPGLPASLEVFERQESGYKIRLTDKIEAALHIDDEEFDLEELIDEGKATKSGTVSTDEGKATVYEVDLSFGDWGVLNLGNVNIFFQLVERGEAIVGTSPKEIFDGPLSVSLIVAAIAHLIFLITAMMQPIEPELTDLEVMDRFARFAVDDVDAALEEEEEVEEPAEDTTGKKAGGEEGEFGDPDEEMPDSKIPKVDGPMVDEIDVKNIGVHEALSNNIISDGPLANLFGNSEGFDSKMNVAMSGEGGELQIGRGQGGMGMRGSGSGGGGEGFGRVGGLGKVDTGGGKGTGAALGKKKERKVEARMSTGAPAVGDFCDPGNIRSVVSSRQAAIRHCFERELQTNPTLSGNITATWRVQLDGSVSNAAIASSTMNNSSVESCITRVIDRLRFEKPDGGICVINYPFVFSGIE
- a CDS encoding RCC1 domain-containing protein, producing MFRARYIPLALAPILSLGAACQTDTVACQQDSDCFLNERCSAGFCEARPSVEPDAGNDAAVPDDLDAEDDTADALPQPPDLTTLCPPSQRPAESGDHTPNVVALAPTHACAIDVSGRLFCWGDNARGQLGDGTLDPQRVPTRVAPACYWNRIDIAGETTCAITIDDQLFCWGDNRFGQLGQGDFEDRPYPVLIPGEWSSVSVGPDRVCARDNAGDTWCWGNNGTRRNLLGAENLNPREPSPVKVIADFYAIDITLGNAHTCAVHREDRQLYCWGDNLQNQIGPELGSAGSATPFFTMRNFTWQHISAAGDHTCGVLLGNDDRNMYCWGDDAAPYGLVAPDSEEAPHYIGADGHFGWTIFTSTTHTCSIDFNIENQTYGGMMCWGENASGQAVPDTNALVVETPQSVSLPDSDVYFAAVTDGVSCALSGFPQQLRCWGSNEHGLLATGDTEPREGLVAISLEPR
- the grxC gene encoding glutaredoxin 3, translating into MAEVIIYRTQYCPYCDMAKRLFRELDVPFEEIDVTHDSDARAELIERTGGKRTVPQIFIDGKSVGGFTDVQALQRTGELSKMLGGE
- a CDS encoding S49 family peptidase, producing MLRAPFVIVFNLLRLLRYLWRWLLFKLGRRLARRRQLWVRLNMGSRRAFGPAQGLAARFQRQESYLQLRDDVDRLASSPYVRGVVLVCDDFAEGAARTADLRELVVRLRSAGKRVVVHTHSLTGNDFDLASASDETLLTPGGRLYLFGRRFEEIFAAKLLEKVGVAAQFVHIGPFKTAAHRMIHAHGTTPQRLMMTQLLEGLEQERLVRQSDALQVTPAELDATVSKMPLDARSAQAMGLVGPELHRSQLKDYLAMGDHRHAFIPQPELTRSAGPPDTASSADAPHTPAHHTVDLRSAEDWLASDPGRFRPIPLFRRRARVAVMDLSGMIVMSGTELPGQSAASVEPSEVLPVLHALRRDPRVRAVVLHINSPGGSALASEILWEAIERLRREKPVIAYCSEVAASGGYYMAVACDRILCQPETLTGSIGVIAGKLALPGVFDKLDLHVEHRERDPVGRFQSLSTPLPEQALGNLQEDARAFYRMFLRRVGHARQLPRRRLHRYARGRVYTGRDALARGLCDELGGFDRAFELACELAEVPTARADLHFASHRRVSLPALLRRQVRTELPALSTLDTLRTATALLHQEQLLAICPLRPADTIPS
- the xseA gene encoding exodeoxyribonuclease VII large subunit produces the protein MARMIDIEEQHSRLRISFPYDRELVAVVRTLPDRWYDKNTRSWLVPLEHLAFVVSKLEAHHFKHSEGLRAYCADNQTQVQELPAPALPTVPEGTLTVAQLNHQARLALRERFANAVWLVGELQDFDKNRASGYRTFFFDLVERPYAGASEVARIKAVLFEDDRRRVDEVLRQSALDVRLRDGLAVRVLVKIDLYPQNGRFQVIVQDIDPRYTAGELEMNRERAFRALEAKGVADLNLALPLPVCPLRVGLITSYESDAYNDFAHQLAQSGFGFELTVHHANVQGVHTEASVLRALRFFEARAADFDVVAIVRGGGSRSDLAYFDTEAIGEAVCRHPLKVICGVGHQRDVCLLDLISTSTKTPTAAADTLIEQVERFWSTMEDRYARLARHATRRVERERQRLRVASAGLERDVTRGVERARLREARARDRVSAAVRRRLEQAERHTRRAEERLARVVERRTDDARREVERASRGLSLSAVQARLRRRLDELRDRQERLDRATRVTLRQARAQLEFAEEQRRLLDPARVLSRGFAIVRGPQGVVRNPGELAVGERFDVELAGGRLAATRAPDPDASPHDDALQHDKPSSTGIDPADDTTSEETP
- the xseB gene encoding exodeoxyribonuclease VII small subunit — protein: MNDTTTPPEPLSYGEAMEELTLILAAIEGDAVDLDELGERVARAAELIRMCREKIDQTEFQVRTIIEELDGRDDD
- a CDS encoding GYF domain-containing protein; this encodes MKFYCDSCQTKYSIADEKVRGKVLKVRCKKCSHIITVREASRPVASAPPAAPGARALAWHYAINGQSFGPMAEEVLRQKVASGEVGDAAYLWNETFGDWKPLRSVAEFADALGQAQAARPSPRTIGVKEALSAVSAPDDAGLGLGAEPSFTEAEPSESEDEGDATVVDLNRSEVLKAAAARQAESADKAVEGFKASLESPAEDSRKDRLAKLRERLHLDDDELEDDNEVALDAGASSADEGVDLALGDTLDAGEDGAQAHGAMPSEHDGLFGGFDAASAPASVSSPPPEKSEAAPAKEDQPTDAVPFFPSAPKLGDPKATSSSRLEEITGSLLIQLNSIKKDSRKRMIFFGAAALVLVCVVAGVGYVVATSESAEVVESGPKVRFDNLGQAPKFNKYSKEQAARATSMFVIEEDIVISREEGRAAFEQEEQARKAGKSADEIRREQIARAENNPRLLPKIDANALRLEGGSTEGAQIGRGTSNSGINRDGVGATAGGFEVGGLAGAAEANVADDRFQRMAALKTESNREIYRPHADLEAGRKAKGPQGLSPEEVAQGFRTVSQSIGLCRERHMWRGGTIDARRIHLTLQVLNTGRIGRIKLEPDSLEGTEFSRCMNTHRDRWSFPSFNGEPIEVRAPFVLQ